A single window of Microscilla marina ATCC 23134 DNA harbors:
- a CDS encoding DNA methylase, which translates to MNQLILGDTQNVLAVLESQSIDLVYIDLPPHIVDPATVTSSNKQAKNYQKWLKNTIKHTLPLLKSTASVFVNIPSSLKEWAVNTALPKHFEEAHYKGEIKWKPTQNTGNLSVHTSLQYTTILYYARSEQYTCNYPYNEHYLNQIYRYEDSKGRYRLDSLNSVHADGFFYSYKGHEAPTSGWAFPEETLIEWEHLGLLNIPANNDDPITFKKYYIAPKDQTNRPCQVSPFNAPQKGFTYQSKNPYHLLRRIIQYASNEGDTLLSINVKNGRLLRLADQYKRFWIGTNTLVDNIKQAEYLLNKESSQDFSLRIYQYESHTRLHSEAGQFEKWIIEQFEPQLLNDASVIIRLGSNLGLSAIDHMVKHHIQPFRKKWFYENHPEHLYHGVLVGDQFSKYAIEEVQRLNTYENIRLKLVTLDDLTPVPVKPEIQYTIQASDNDQQEVQFKLEVADQQNIAFYSWDFDYQPDKAFRPQEMLKQQAELTYSFAPGKYTVAVQTTQKDGLSSMQTLEIEVKSNLEEKIAS; encoded by the coding sequence ATGAACCAACTCATATTAGGAGACACTCAAAATGTGTTGGCTGTACTCGAATCTCAAAGTATTGATTTGGTCTACATAGACCTCCCTCCTCACATTGTTGATCCTGCTACAGTAACCAGTAGTAACAAACAAGCCAAAAACTATCAAAAGTGGCTCAAAAACACCATCAAACACACTTTGCCGTTGCTAAAAAGTACCGCAAGTGTATTTGTCAATATTCCTTCCTCGCTTAAAGAGTGGGCAGTAAATACCGCATTGCCCAAGCACTTTGAAGAAGCGCATTACAAGGGAGAAATTAAATGGAAGCCAACCCAAAACACCGGCAACCTTTCTGTACACACGTCATTGCAGTATACCACTATTTTGTATTATGCCAGGTCAGAGCAATATACTTGCAACTACCCCTACAACGAACATTACCTGAATCAAATATACCGCTATGAAGACAGCAAGGGACGCTATCGACTCGATAGTTTGAACTCGGTGCACGCTGATGGTTTTTTTTATAGCTATAAGGGGCACGAAGCTCCCACCAGTGGTTGGGCGTTTCCCGAAGAAACCCTCATAGAATGGGAACACCTTGGTTTGCTGAACATTCCGGCAAACAATGATGATCCTATTACTTTCAAAAAATATTACATTGCTCCCAAAGACCAAACCAACCGTCCTTGTCAAGTGTCGCCGTTTAACGCTCCTCAGAAAGGCTTTACTTACCAATCAAAAAATCCCTATCATTTGCTCCGGCGAATTATTCAGTATGCCAGCAACGAGGGAGATACATTGCTTAGTATCAATGTAAAAAACGGGCGTTTGCTAAGACTGGCCGACCAGTACAAACGGTTTTGGATAGGTACCAATACATTGGTTGACAATATCAAGCAAGCAGAATACCTGCTCAATAAAGAGAGTTCACAAGATTTTTCATTGCGTATTTATCAATACGAATCTCATACACGTTTGCACAGCGAAGCTGGACAGTTTGAAAAATGGATAATAGAGCAGTTTGAACCACAACTGTTGAACGATGCCTCTGTTATTATAAGGTTGGGCAGTAATTTAGGGTTGTCAGCTATAGACCACATGGTCAAGCACCACATCCAGCCATTCAGAAAAAAGTGGTTTTATGAAAATCACCCTGAGCATTTGTACCATGGAGTATTGGTAGGCGATCAGTTTAGCAAATACGCCATAGAAGAGGTGCAACGATTGAATACGTATGAAAATATTCGTTTAAAACTGGTAACATTGGATGACCTTACGCCAGTGCCTGTAAAACCCGAAATACAATATACCATACAAGCATCAGACAACGACCAGCAAGAGGTACAGTTTAAGCTAGAAGTGGCTGATCAACAAAACATTGCTTTTTATTCCTGGGATTTTGACTATCAGCCTGACAAGGCATTTCGCCCACAGGAAATGCTCAAACAACAAGCAGAACTTACCTATAGTTTTGCTCCCGGCAAATACACGGTGGCAGTACAAACAACCCAAAAAGACGGGTTGTCGTCTATGCAAACCCTGGAGATAGAAGTGAAAAGTAACCTGGAAGAGAAAATTGCTTCTTGA
- a CDS encoding AlbA family DNA-binding domain-containing protein: MFNKPISDITFEDVYQLVNTRKTPSNRYLEYQIPAIDAVSYLENISSFELYLAQNTSAFANSAGGWLIIGVNEEQLQVTGIDKEINKQPIKEWIAQTILLHVDVQPTYDIVTIDIPDSETNQAVVVMHIPESADKPHMVVPENKYFLRRNTEIKPASHQELKEMFAHSQHRASALDDFLYKRNLWDETHPKFGYNINSSKLHNLINRAKKPFILFSLIPKAPKVEKIPFGVKEFKEWLKRNARNYKPSERSKLFSTYDIDTSLHGLTLKNIKNRHELTSYFEILNNGYIESGMSQHVAYEERAKHREEQIGIINLTNIVGYQMMLLDFSRNFFDMANYHDEVSLQLSFVNVLHYTLSGFHSKYFNSRLYYFYDEYQNKYDPNFKLIEKFYPQQLTDDDILQIAKKNAEKICRAFGLEQDMAFFEDKIDLTNFSYFDL; encoded by the coding sequence ATGTTTAATAAACCTATTTCCGATATTACCTTCGAGGATGTTTATCAATTGGTAAACACGAGAAAAACACCGTCTAACCGATATTTGGAGTACCAAATACCAGCCATTGATGCGGTGTCTTACCTTGAAAACATCAGTAGCTTTGAACTTTACCTTGCCCAAAACACCAGTGCATTTGCCAATAGTGCAGGGGGCTGGCTGATTATAGGAGTAAATGAAGAACAACTACAGGTAACAGGCATCGACAAAGAAATAAACAAGCAACCCATCAAAGAATGGATCGCTCAAACTATACTTTTGCATGTCGATGTTCAGCCCACTTATGACATTGTCACGATTGATATTCCTGACAGTGAAACCAACCAAGCTGTAGTGGTCATGCATATACCCGAAAGTGCTGACAAACCTCACATGGTAGTGCCAGAAAACAAGTACTTTTTACGACGCAATACTGAAATAAAACCTGCCTCGCACCAAGAGCTCAAAGAAATGTTTGCCCATAGTCAACACCGAGCGTCGGCACTGGATGATTTTTTGTATAAACGTAACCTTTGGGACGAAACCCATCCTAAGTTTGGCTATAATATCAACTCTAGTAAGCTGCATAACCTCATTAACCGGGCAAAAAAACCTTTCATTTTATTTTCATTAATACCCAAGGCACCTAAGGTAGAAAAAATCCCTTTTGGGGTAAAAGAATTTAAAGAATGGCTTAAGCGCAATGCCCGCAATTATAAACCTTCGGAAAGATCTAAACTCTTTTCTACTTATGATATAGACACCAGTTTGCATGGGTTGACGCTCAAGAATATTAAAAACCGCCATGAGCTTACCTCTTATTTCGAGATTTTAAACAATGGTTACATAGAATCGGGTATGTCGCAGCATGTAGCTTATGAAGAACGCGCCAAACACCGCGAAGAGCAAATTGGCATTATCAACCTGACCAATATTGTCGGGTACCAGATGATGTTGCTTGATTTTTCACGTAACTTCTTTGACATGGCCAACTATCATGATGAGGTAAGTCTGCAATTGAGCTTTGTAAATGTTCTCCATTATACTTTGTCGGGCTTTCACTCCAAATACTTTAACTCACGACTTTACTACTTTTATGATGAGTATCAGAATAAGTATGACCCTAACTTTAAGCTCATAGAAAAGTTTTACCCTCAGCAACTTACCGATGATGACATTTTGCAGATAGCCAAGAAAAACGCTGAAAAAATATGTCGAGCTTTTGGGTTAGAACAAGATATGGCATTTTTTGAAGATAAAATAGACCTTACAAACTTTAGTTATTTCGATTTATAG